TCCGTAAAGGGCGGCACGGAGCGCTTCACGCTGGAAGCCGACATGGTGCTCAAGGCCATCGGTCAGACACTGGTTGCGCTCGGGCTCGAGCGTGAGCTGTTGACGTTCGATCAAAGCCGGATTGCCGTCGATGCCGACATGCGTACGTCGTTGGACAAGGTTTGGGCGGGCGGCGATTGCGCGGCATCAGGCGGCCTCGATCTGACTGTGCAGGCCGTGCAGGACGGCAAGCTCGCGGCCGCATCGATCGATGCGGCTTTTGCGCTCGCCGCCGTCAAGGCAGCCTGAAAACGCAGACGCACGCAACGTCATCCGCAAATCGAATCCCTACGGAGCCGAACATGGCCGATCTACGCTGCACGATTGCCGGCATCACTTCGCCGAATCCCTTCTGGCTCGCGTCGGCGCCGCCGACCGACAAAGCCTATAACGTGAACCGTGCATTCGAGGCGGGCTGGGGCGGTGTCGTGTGGAAGACGCTCGGGCTCGATCCGCATGTGGTCAACGTCAGTTCGCGTTACGGCGCGGTGCAATGGAACGGCCAGCGCATTGCGGGTCTGAACAACGTCGAACTGATCACCGACCGTCCACTCGATGTCAATCTGCGCGAGATCAGACAGGTCAAGCGCGACTGGCCGGAGCGCGCGTTGATCGTCTCGCTGATGGTGCCTTGCAACGAGCGCGACTGGAAGTGGATTTTGCCGCTCGTCGAGGACACCGGCGCCGACGCCGTCGAACTGAACTTCGGTTGTCCGCATGGAATGAGCGAGCGCGGCATGGGTTCGGCTGTCGGCCAGGTTCCCGAGTATGTCGAGATGGTCACCCGCTGGGTCAAGGAAGGCACGAAGCTACCCTGTCTGGTGAAGCTCACGCCGAACGTCAGCGACATCCGCATGGGTTCGCGTGCCGCCTACAAGGGCGGCGCGGACGGTGTGTCGCTGATCAATACGATCAACTCGATCGTCGCGGTCGATCTCGACCAGATGGCGCCGATGCCGACCGTCGACGGCAAGGGCACGCACGGCGGCTATTGCGGTCCCGCGGTCAAGCCGATTGCGCTGAACATGGTCGCTGAAATCGCGCGCGACCCGCAAACGCCGAATCTGCCGATCTCCGGCATAGGCGGCATTTCGTCGTGGCGCGATGCGGTCGAGTTCATGGTGCTGGGCGCCGGCAGTGTGCAGGTATGCACGGCAGCGATGCACTACGGCTTTCGCATCGTGTCCGATCTCGCGGACGGTCTGTCGAACTGGATGGACGAAAAAGGCTACGCGACGCTCGACGATATCCGCGGCCGCGCCGTGCCGAACGTCACCGACTGGAAGTACCTGAATCTCAAGTACGACATCAAGGCGCGCATCGATCAGGACACTTGCATCCAGTGCGGCCTCTGTCATATCGCCTGCGAGGACACCTCGCACCAGGCGATCACGCGTGAGAAAGACGGCAAGCGTCATTTCGAAGTGATCGATGCAGCGTGCGTCGGGTGCAATCTTTGCATGCATGTGTGTCCGGTCGAGCAATGCATCACGATGGAGCGTGTCGATAGCGGCGAGTACGCGAACTGGACCACGCATCCGAACAATCCGGCGCATGTCGTTGCAGGCGCAGCGGAAACGGCTGATGCGGAGCAAGCGGCCAAAGTAGCCTGAAAAAGGCGGCACCCACAATCAACGGACAATCAAGTGGAGATCCATCGATGAAGCAGACAGCGCAATCCGCCGACGCGTCGCATGCGACCGGCACGCACGGCGGTAGTCTCTATAACGACGACCTCGCGCCGACGGGCCCGGCGCAGCGCACATGGAGGTGGTATCACTTCGCGGCGCTGTGGGTCGGCATGGTGATGAACATCGCGTCATACATGCTCGCGGCCGGCTTGACGGAGGCGGGCATGTCGCCGTGGCAGGCGGTGTCGACGGTGTTGCTCGGCAATCTGATCGTGCTGGCGCCGATGCTTCTGATCGGACACGCGGGCGCCAAGCACGGCATCCCGTACGCGGTGCTCGTGCGCTCGTCGTTCGGCACCCAGGGCGCCAAGCTGCCCGCGATGTTGCGAGCGATCGTCGCGTGCGGCTGGTATGGCATCCAGACGTGGCTCGGCGGGAGTGCGATCTATACGCTGCTCAACATCCTGACGGGCAATGCGCTGCATGGCGCGGCGCTGCCGTTCCTCGATATCTCGGCCGGACAGCTCGCCTGCTTTATGGCGTTCTGGGCGTTGCAGATCTACTTCATCGTGCATGGCACCGATTCGATTCGTCGGCTCGAAAGCTGGTCGGCGCCGATCAAGGTCGTGATGTGCATTGCGCTGGTGTGGTGGGCGACATCGAAAGCGGGCGGCATCGGCTCGATGCTGTCAGCGCCGTCGCAGTTCGTAGCGGGCGGCAAGAAGGAAGGGCTTTTCTGGGTGACGTTCTGGCCGAGCCTGACCGCCATGGTCGGCTTCTGGGCGACGCTCGCGCTGAATATTCCCGATTTCACGCGCTTTGCGAAGACCCAGCGCGATCAGATCGTCGGCCAGTCGATCGGATTGCCGGTGCCGATGGCGCTGCTGTCGGTGATCTCGGTCGTCGTTACCTCGGCCACGGTCGTGATCTACGGCAAGGCCATCTGGGACCCGATCGATCTGACGAGCCGCATGACGGGCATCGGCGTCGGCATCGCGCTCGTCATTCTCACGCTCGACACGATGTGCTGCAATCTCGCCGCGAATCTGGTCGGCCCTGCCTACGACTTCTCGAGTCTGTGGCCGAAGCGCATTTCGTACCGCACCGGCGGCTTCATCACGGCAAGCATCGCGATCGGGATGATGCCGTGGAAGATTTTGGCGACGACGCAGGGCTACATCTTCACCTGGCTCGTCGGCTATTCCGCGCTGCTGGGTCCGGTCGCAGGCATCCTGATGGTCGACTATTTCTTCATTCGCGGCACGCGGCTCGAACAGCGCGACTTGTTCGACGAAAACGGCGAATACAGCTATACGGGCGGCTGGAACCTGGCCGCCGTCGTCGCGCTGGCGATCGGCGTGCTACCTAATCTGCCGGGCTTTTTGCACACGGCGTTCCCCGCATCGTTCCCGAACGTGCCGGCCTTTCTCAACACGCTCTACACGTATGCATGGTTCGTGGGACTGGCGCTCGCATCGATCGTCTACGGCACATGGATGAAGCTGCGCAGTGCGGGCACGAGCATGGCGAACGCTTGAATTTCGTGATTTGAAGGAGGAGGCAACCGATGACAACCCTGATTCGCGGCGGCACGGTGATCGATTCCGACCGCACGCATAGAGCCGACGTGTTGATCGCGGACCCGCAGGACGGCGGCACGATCCTGCAGATCGACCGCACCATCGAGCCGCCCGATGGCGCGAAGCTCGTCGATGCGCACGATCAGTACGTGATGCCCGGCGGCATCGATCCGCACACGCATATGGAGCTGCCGTTCATGGGCACGACGGCCAGCGACGATTTCTATACGGGCACGGCCGCAGGCCTGTCGGGCGGCACCACGAGCATCATCGATTTCGTGATTCCGAGCCCGAAGCAGCCGCTGATGGATGCGTTTAAGGAGTGGAGGGGCTGGGCGGAAAAGGCATCGTCGGATTACGGCTTTCACGTGGCGGTGACGTGGTGGGACGACTCGGTCTATCGCGACATGGGCACGCTCGTGCACGAGCATGGCGTGTCGAGCTTCAAGCACTTCATGGCCTACAAGAACGCGATCATGGCCGACGACGAAGTGCTCGTCAACAGCTTCTCGCGATCGCTCGAACTCGGTGCGCTGCCAACCGTGCATGCGGAGAATGGCGAACTGGTGTTCCAGTTGCAAAAGCAGCTATTGGCGAAGGGCTTCAAGGGACCGGAAGCCCATCCGCTGTCGCGTCCGCCGCAAGTGGAAGGGGAGGCGGCCAATCGCGCGATTCGCATCGCGCAGGTGCTCGGCGTACCCGTCTACATCGTGCACGTGTCGGCGAGAGAAGCGGTCGAAGCGATTTCGCGCGCGCGCAACGAGGGGCAGCGGGTGTTCGGCGAAGTGCTGCCCGGGCATCTGGTGATCGATGAATCCGTGTATCGCGACCCCGACTGGACGCGGGCCGCCGCGCATGTCATGAGTCCGCCGTTTCGCACGAGCGAGCATCGCGAGGCGCTATGGCGCGGCCTGCAATCGGGCCAGCTGCATACGACTGCCACCGACCACTGCGTGTTCTGCGCGTCGCAAAAGGCGATGGGACGCGAGGACTTCACGAAGATACCGAACGGCTGCGGCGGCGTCGAAGACCGGATGTCAGTTCTATGGCACGAGGGCGTGAATCGCGGACGCATCACGCCGAATGAGTTCGTGCGCATCACGTCGACGAATGCCGCGCAGATTTTCAATTTGTATCCGCGCAAAGGGGCCGTGCAGGTCGGCGCGGACGCGGATCTCGTCGTCTGGGACCCGGCTGCGACGAAGACGATCTCGGTGAAAACGCATCATCAGAAGGTCGACTTCAACATCTTCGAGGGAATGACCGTGCAGGGCGTCGCGATGCACACGTTCACACGCGGCGCGCATGCGTGGGCGGACGGCGAGCTGCGCGCGCAGCGTGGCGCGGGGCAATACCTGAAGCGGCCGCCGAACGCTGCGTACTACGACGCGGTGCGTGTCGCGAACAAGCTGAAGGAGCCGCATCCCGTCGAACGCTGAGGTACTGATCGGGCGACCGGCCCCTCGGCGCGGCTGAGGCGACGTGTCACGCGCGCGCGACGAATCGGCGGGAACGGTGCTTGCGGCAATGCAGCAGGAAGTCCGTGCACCCTTGGCCAACCGACGTGGAAAGATCCACGGCTCAACCCTCGAGGAGTCGAAGATGACTGAACATGCCATTGCATTGCCCAACGACCTTCATAGCAGAGCGTCCCAACGTGCGGCATCGACTGCTGCCGGAATGAACGATCTGGCGGAGCTCTGCGTCGGCACCGCCGAGCGCATCGCGGAACTCAACAGCCGGGCGATACACACGACAATCGACGAGCAGCGTGCGATCGCGCTGGAAGCCACCGACGAATGCTCACCGTTCGGCGCATGGCGCTTGCAGACGAGCTACGCGCTCGCGGGCACGGCGAAGGCGGTGGCCTATTGGCGGCATTTCAATGCGATCGTACTGGACGCCGTGGTCAACGCTGTCAACGTTGCAGAAACCCGAGTGAATAGCAATTTCATGGCGTTGAATGGCGCCTTCGAGGACACCGCGTCAGGCGTCGCTTCGTCGATTCTGACGGGCGATCCCGCCCCGGCAGTTCGAGGCGTGGATCAGGCCGTGCAGATTCTCGACACCGACGGCAAAGCAGTGGTGCCGCCTCGTTCGCACTAGGCGCCCGGACGCCTACCGCGCGGTCCGGCAGTCGAGTCTGCAAAGGGCCGCGCCCACGCTTCATATCGAAACCGTTATACCGCCCATAACGGAGTTTGTTTTCGGCCGGGATATTGGCTCCGCACCATTTCCGCTGACATGACGCGCCAAGGCCCTCCGCTGGTGGGCCGGCCGCGTTATCCGTTTTCCCGTCCCCGGAGATTTCATGACAATAAAAATGGTTCGCGCCGCCGTCCGCTCGCTGTCTTACCCCGCCACGCTGCTAGCCGTACTGGGCGCCTCTGCGGCGTTGAACACCGCCGTCATGGCCGCCCAGCCGATGGGTGTCGCGTTCGTCTATCTC
Above is a window of Paraburkholderia sprentiae WSM5005 DNA encoding:
- the preA gene encoding NAD-dependent dihydropyrimidine dehydrogenase subunit PreA, whose amino-acid sequence is MADLRCTIAGITSPNPFWLASAPPTDKAYNVNRAFEAGWGGVVWKTLGLDPHVVNVSSRYGAVQWNGQRIAGLNNVELITDRPLDVNLREIRQVKRDWPERALIVSLMVPCNERDWKWILPLVEDTGADAVELNFGCPHGMSERGMGSAVGQVPEYVEMVTRWVKEGTKLPCLVKLTPNVSDIRMGSRAAYKGGADGVSLINTINSIVAVDLDQMAPMPTVDGKGTHGGYCGPAVKPIALNMVAEIARDPQTPNLPISGIGGISSWRDAVEFMVLGAGSVQVCTAAMHYGFRIVSDLADGLSNWMDEKGYATLDDIRGRAVPNVTDWKYLNLKYDIKARIDQDTCIQCGLCHIACEDTSHQAITREKDGKRHFEVIDAACVGCNLCMHVCPVEQCITMERVDSGEYANWTTHPNNPAHVVAGAAETADAEQAAKVA
- a CDS encoding NCS1 family nucleobase:cation symporter-1, giving the protein MKQTAQSADASHATGTHGGSLYNDDLAPTGPAQRTWRWYHFAALWVGMVMNIASYMLAAGLTEAGMSPWQAVSTVLLGNLIVLAPMLLIGHAGAKHGIPYAVLVRSSFGTQGAKLPAMLRAIVACGWYGIQTWLGGSAIYTLLNILTGNALHGAALPFLDISAGQLACFMAFWALQIYFIVHGTDSIRRLESWSAPIKVVMCIALVWWATSKAGGIGSMLSAPSQFVAGGKKEGLFWVTFWPSLTAMVGFWATLALNIPDFTRFAKTQRDQIVGQSIGLPVPMALLSVISVVVTSATVVIYGKAIWDPIDLTSRMTGIGVGIALVILTLDTMCCNLAANLVGPAYDFSSLWPKRISYRTGGFITASIAIGMMPWKILATTQGYIFTWLVGYSALLGPVAGILMVDYFFIRGTRLEQRDLFDENGEYSYTGGWNLAAVVALAIGVLPNLPGFLHTAFPASFPNVPAFLNTLYTYAWFVGLALASIVYGTWMKLRSAGTSMANA
- the hydA gene encoding dihydropyrimidinase encodes the protein MTTLIRGGTVIDSDRTHRADVLIADPQDGGTILQIDRTIEPPDGAKLVDAHDQYVMPGGIDPHTHMELPFMGTTASDDFYTGTAAGLSGGTTSIIDFVIPSPKQPLMDAFKEWRGWAEKASSDYGFHVAVTWWDDSVYRDMGTLVHEHGVSSFKHFMAYKNAIMADDEVLVNSFSRSLELGALPTVHAENGELVFQLQKQLLAKGFKGPEAHPLSRPPQVEGEAANRAIRIAQVLGVPVYIVHVSAREAVEAISRARNEGQRVFGEVLPGHLVIDESVYRDPDWTRAAAHVMSPPFRTSEHREALWRGLQSGQLHTTATDHCVFCASQKAMGREDFTKIPNGCGGVEDRMSVLWHEGVNRGRITPNEFVRITSTNAAQIFNLYPRKGAVQVGADADLVVWDPAATKTISVKTHHQKVDFNIFEGMTVQGVAMHTFTRGAHAWADGELRAQRGAGQYLKRPPNAAYYDAVRVANKLKEPHPVER
- the phaP gene encoding TIGR01841 family phasin (Members of this family are phasins (small proteins associated with inclusions such as PHA granules). Note that several different families of phasins have been named PhaP despite very little sequence similarity to each other.) codes for the protein MQQEVRAPLANRRGKIHGSTLEESKMTEHAIALPNDLHSRASQRAASTAAGMNDLAELCVGTAERIAELNSRAIHTTIDEQRAIALEATDECSPFGAWRLQTSYALAGTAKAVAYWRHFNAIVLDAVVNAVNVAETRVNSNFMALNGAFEDTASGVASSILTGDPAPAVRGVDQAVQILDTDGKAVVPPRSH